TCGTGGAAACACCTGATGGTGAGCTGTATGTGCGCTGGGTGGCGCTAGCTGCTTTCCACCCTTTCTTCCGCACGCACAGCTCCGGCGACCACGGCGACCAAGAGCCTTGGTCCTTCGGAGATGAGTATATGACTCTGGCGCGGCACTTTATTTCGTTGCGCTACCGCTTGCTGCCTTATATGTACACCACGTTCTGGCAGTATGTGCAAAACGGCACGCCCATGTTGCGCCCCCTCGCGTTCCTCGATCAGAACGACACGGATACGTACCTGCGCATGGCCGAGTTCTCGCTCGGCGACCACCTGTTAGTGTGCCCCATTACCACGCCTGGTGTCGATGGCCGCTGGATGTATCTGCCGAAGGGACAGTGGTATTACTACTGGACGAATGAAGTACGCTCGGGTGGGGCTGAGGTGTGGGCTAGTGCCAACCTCGACCGGATTCCGTTGTTCGTGAGAGCAGGGGCTGTTATTCCCTTCTACCCACTCATGCAGTACGTAGGCGAGAAGGTAGTAGAAGAGCTGACGCTGCACGTATATTATAAGAATGGTAAGGAAGCCAGCGTGCTGTACGACGATGGCGGCGAAGGCTACGCTTACCAGGAAGGACAAAGCACCACCCGCCGTTTCACCGTATCGGGCACCGAAACCACCCTTACGCTGAAGCAGGAGATAGAAGGCGAGTATAAGCCTAGCTTCGCCACTTATAAGGTGGTGCTGCACGGGCTTCCCTTCGAAACTACCGCCCAGACGGTTGATGGCGAAACGGTGAAGCTCGACGAGCACATCACGGATACCGGCCTGACGCTACCAAGCATGACTGTTGGTGTTGGCTTTGGAGAAGTAATGCTGAAGGGCAACGTCACTCCAGTAGTGGCAAGCTAGGTTGCACACCAATTGACATAAACATAAACGGCCCGCAGATAGCTCTGCAGGCCGTTTCGTTTTGAAGCTAAGTTAACCTAGGCTGCTTGAAAGCCAGAGGCTTGGCGTAGCGTGCGCTCGTTGCCAGTTGCTGGATCAGCGTAGCTACGGTCGCCCACTTCGATGGAGACTTTCTTGCCAATTAGCTGCTTGGTATCGAGGTCTTTACCTGCTTCGTGCGCAATGCCTGCGGCTTCGTACAAACCTAGGATGATAGGTAAGCCAGCAGGCGAATTGTAGAAGCGCTGATTGACAAAGCCATCTTCATTCTCAAACCGGACGGCAAAGAAAGGTACGTTTTGGTGTTCACTAGTGCCTTCTTCGATGTCCGTAATTTCGACCGTGTGGCGGCCATCGGGCAGGAATGCTTTGTCCTGGCCCTCTTCAACTTGAATTTTCATAGCGTTAGGTGGGTTTCCTACTGCTAACGCAATGGCGTGGGCTTCGGTTGACCTAGCTTACGTTATTGAAGCTGAAGCTTGCGCACTACTATTCCCTCGGGAGTATCGAGGCGGAGCAAATACACACCAGCAGGCTTCCCACGCAAGTCGAGCTGACGCCCGTTGGCGGCGCTAGCGGGCGCGGCGGCTTGCTGCAGTACTACTTTGCCGAGAGCGTCGGTTACGCTGAGCGGTGCCGTGGCTACGCTAGCCTTTTGCAATGAGGCGAGCGAGAACAGACCATTTTCGCTAGGGTTGGGGTAAACGCTGAGAGTAGCGGCTACGGCTGGGCTGGCGTTGGCCGTCGTAAAGGAGAAGGCAACGTCGTCAATGGTCAAAGCTGCGCTAGACGAGAACACCTGGTTGCCGCCAACACTGAAGCCAAGTCGCAGCGAATCTGGTGCTTCTGTTGAAGTGTACGTGATAGGCACACTAAATTGCTTGTAAGTTGTTGTGCCTGGCGTAATGACATTAGTTGTGGTGCTGCTAGCAGTGCCGACGATAATGCCACCATTGCTCAAATTTCCTTTACTAAGTGCCATGGCAACTTGCGCTTGGTCGGTGCTCGTGCCTGCAAATTTGTACCAAAAGGTAAGTTGGGCTGGACGAGCTGTATAAGGAATACCCCGGGACCTTCTGATGTCCGCTAAAGCAGTTGGGTCCGATAAGTCGGCGAAGGTTACGCGAAAACGGTCGCCGAGCAACAAAATAGCAGGAGCAGGCTGGCTACCAAGACCGAGAACAGAGATATTTTTGGGAATAAGTTGGGCAGCAAAAGAACCAGTGTACTTATCACTAGACTTCGTTACCAACTTTGTAGCATTGGGCGTCAATGGTCCAACAATGGGCTGAAATACCTGATACACTATATCATCTGCCGTGAGCCAGCCTTGTGGGCGTTCATTGCTCAACGGGCGGTTCTCCCAAGTTTCAAAGCCTGCATTAGGTACAGTGGTTTGGGCAGTAGCTCCGCCGGCGGAAAGTAAGCCAGCAGCACAAAGAAGAGTATGTAGATGATTTTTCATATAGGAATGAGGAGCAAAAAGGTAGAAGAAAGTAGGTGAAAGAGAAGCACCTAGGCTACTCCGGTAAATATAGCCTGTACTGTATTGAGGAAAGATAGGTTTGAATTTTATTTGTGTGTGAACAGCTAAAATTGGTATGCAAAACAGGAAAGAAGAAGCCTGTATCAGCAGCCTAGCGTTCCTCCACAACTTTATGAGGCATAAGTAGACCCACCAGAACACCCGTAAGCAGCCCGCCCAAGTGGGCGGCATTGTCTGTGTTGCCAGATCCTTCTAGCCCAGCTAATAAACTGGAAAGCATAAGATAGAGTAACAGGCCGAACAGCGGGCGGCGTTGCTGCGGGCTCAACGGTGTGTTCTTGACAAAAGCCGTAGCAAGCAGCAACCCGTAAAGCCCGAAAATTGCGCCGGAAGCTCCCACTGAGTTGACGCCGCCTGGCATGTGCCACCACAAGCTAGCTAGGCTGCCGCCCACGCCACTCAGTAAGTACCCGAGCAGCAGCCGGCCGCGGCCAAACAGCGGCTCCGCGAGCAAGCCTAGCACTACGAGCGTGCCCGCGTTGAGCAGCAAGTGAGCCGGGCCGCCGTGCAAAAAGCAGCAGGTAAGTAGGCGCCACGGCTGCCCGTGTAAGGTAAGCGGCGAAAAATTGGAGCCCCACGCTACCAAGTCAGCGGAGCGCGGAGCCAGCAAACTACCCCCAGCTAGGCCCATCAGAAGGTAAACCACCAGGTTTACGTCGAGCAGGAGGGAGGTAACGACGTGGGAACCGCTCGGCCAGAACAGGGTATGAGCTAGGTCTTTTACTTCGTCGAGCCAAGTACGCGGGGGCGTCGGCGGAGCAGGTGAGGGCTGCACCTGGCCAGGCAGTTCGGTTGGGATAAGCTCTCGGCGCTGTAGCTCGCGCACGGCGGCTTGCACCAGCGGCGCCGGATAGCGGCGGGCGTGCTGGGTGAGGTAAAGTAGCTCGGCGTCCGTTTTGTGGGCTAGGGGCTCGGGTGGGAGAAGTGGGTCGGCCTCCATTACCTAGGGTGTAAATTAGTCTTCGGGGTGACTTGCCATGAAGCGTAGCGCTCCTTTAGTGTAAACAACCACAGCGCCATCGTGTGCTTGCGGGCCGAAGTAGCGGACGGCGGCCGAGGGCTGCACCACCAGAATGCGCCCGAGCGAATCGGCGGGCAGGGACTGCACTTCGGCTGGGGGTGCTCCGTTGGAAGGATTGCTGTGGAAGACCCGACCGTCAAGAATGTATATGGGATTGGCTCCGCCCTTCGGCTCAGGTAAACTCGTCACTAGCTGCGCGCCTTCTGGCAGGTCACCTCGCTTCGAGATAGCCGCAGGCGCAAGGCTGGTCAGCTTGCGTTGGCTGGCTGGCACGCCGAGTATCACCTGGCGCAGGTAATAGGCGGAGTCGCGGGTGGCGCTGGTAGAAGGCAGAAGCTGCGGCAAGCCTTGCGCATGGCGAAAAGCCATTTCGTTAATTGTTCGGACGCGTAGGTCGGCCGCATGCTCCATCACCGCCAGATGCTTTTTCATGGTGGGCTGAAGCTTGAGGTCGTACCTGAGCACATGGGTGAAGCTGCGCCACTGTTCACTATTCATCTCCAACAAACCCAAAAACCGCTCATCGGTTTCGTTTTGGATGGCTTGCGTGTAAAGATATTCCGCCTGGTCTTCGGCCGCCCAGTAGCGCCCAGCTAGCAGCAGATAATTGCGGATGGCCGTCGTATCGGACC
This Hymenobacter sp. GOD-10R DNA region includes the following protein-coding sequences:
- a CDS encoding rhomboid family intramembrane serine protease, which encodes MEADPLLPPEPLAHKTDAELLYLTQHARRYPAPLVQAAVRELQRRELIPTELPGQVQPSPAPPTPPRTWLDEVKDLAHTLFWPSGSHVVTSLLLDVNLVVYLLMGLAGGSLLAPRSADLVAWGSNFSPLTLHGQPWRLLTCCFLHGGPAHLLLNAGTLVVLGLLAEPLFGRGRLLLGYLLSGVGGSLASLWWHMPGGVNSVGASGAIFGLYGLLLATAFVKNTPLSPQQRRPLFGLLLYLMLSSLLAGLEGSGNTDNAAHLGGLLTGVLVGLLMPHKVVEER
- a CDS encoding T9SS type A sorting domain-containing protein; amino-acid sequence: MKNHLHTLLCAAGLLSAGGATAQTTVPNAGFETWENRPLSNERPQGWLTADDIVYQVFQPIVGPLTPNATKLVTKSSDKYTGSFAAQLIPKNISVLGLGSQPAPAILLLGDRFRVTFADLSDPTALADIRRSRGIPYTARPAQLTFWYKFAGTSTDQAQVAMALSKGNLSNGGIIVGTASSTTTNVITPGTTTYKQFSVPITYTSTEAPDSLRLGFSVGGNQVFSSSAALTIDDVAFSFTTANASPAVAATLSVYPNPSENGLFSLASLQKASVATAPLSVTDALGKVVLQQAAAPASAANGRQLDLRGKPAGVYLLRLDTPEGIVVRKLQLQ